The Streptomyces sp. RKND-216 genomic sequence GCTCGGCCAGCAGTGCCGCGCCGCCCGCGACCAGACCCGCCGCCGGGACGGTGATGCCCCAGGCGGCCAGCATCCGGCCCGCCGTGCCCCAGCGGACGATGCCGCCCTTGCGCCCCATCCCCGCGCCCATCACGGCGCCGGAGCAGGTGTGCGTGGTGGACAGCGAGAAGCCCAGGTGGGAGGAGGCCAGGATGGTGACCGCGGCGCTCGTCTGCGCCGAGAAGCCCTGCGGCGGGTGGATGTCGGTGAGGCCCTTGCCGAGAGTGCGGATGATCCGCCAGCCGCCGAGGTAGGTGCCCAGAGCGATGGCGACACCGGCCGAGACGACCACCCACATCGGCGGGCCCGCGTCCGGGGCCAGTGCACCGCCCGCGATCAGGGCGAGGGTGATGACGCCCATCGTCTTCTGCGCGTCGTTGGTGCCGTGCGCCAGGGAGACCAGGGCGGCGGAGGTGATCTGGCCGGCCCGGTAGCCCTTTCCGGCCTGCTCCTCGCTCACGTTGCGGGTGAGTCGGTAGGTCAGGCGTGTGGCGCCCCAGGCGGCGAGGCCGGCAACCAGCGGGGCGGCCAGGGCGGGGATCAGCACCTTGGTGACGACGACGTCGCCGTTGACCGCGCCGATACCCATCGAGGCGACGGCGGCGCCGAGCAGACCACCCATCAGGGCGTGCGAGGAGCTGGACGGGAGGCCGGCCAGCCAGGTCAGCATGTTCCAGGTGATCGCACCGACCAACGCTGCGAGGATCACCTCAGGCTGGATACCGGCGCCTTCGTCAATCAGTCCCTTGGAGATCGTCTTGGCCACCTCGACGGAGATGAACGCTCCGGCGAGGTTGAGAACGGCCGACATCGCCACCGCAGCCTTGGGCTTCATCGCCCCGGTGGAGATGGTGGTGGCCATGGCGTTGGCCGTGTCGTGGAAGCCGTTCGTAAAGTCGAACACCAAGGCCGTGACGATCACGATCCCGATCAGAAGCGTGATGTGTTCCATTCACCCAGGCAATCAGTTCGAAGGTCAGTGACCCGGTGAACGTAAGGATGGCGGGTGAACGGAAGGTGAACTGGGGCGGGCATCGGAGTGTCGCACCCGGAGGGTGTTGGTGTGGGACCCGTCACAGGCCGAACGGGAGGGACCACCGCATGGTCGAGTCCCCCGGTGGTACAGGAAGAGACCAGAGGTGCCGATGCACAGCGAGACGAGCGGGGAGATCCCGGTGACCTGGCGGGACGCGTGGGAGGAGGTGGTGGGGGCGGCGCGCCGCACGGTCGCCGACGGGCTGGTCGTCGGCACCTCCGGGAACGTCTCCACCCGGGTGGGGGACGTCGTCCTCGTCACCCCCACCGGGGTGCCGTACGACCGTCTGGGACCCGACGACCTGTGTGCGGTGGATCTGAAGGGTGAACGCGTCGCGGGCACCCTCCGTCCTACGAGTGAACTGCCCATGCATCTGGCGGTCTACCGCACCACCGACGCCACCGCTGTGGTGCACACCCACGCCGTGCACGCCACCGCCGTCTCCACGCTGGTCGACGAACTCCCCACGATCCACTACATGACCGCCGCGCTCGGCGGTCCCGTGCGCGTCGCCCCCTACGCGACCTACGGCAGCGACGCCCTCGCAGGCCACCTGCTGGAGGCCCTCGAGGACCGCAGCGGCGCACTGCTCCGCAACCACGGCACGCTCACCCACGGCGCCACCATGGACCAGGCCTACGACCGGACCGCGCAACTGGAGTGGATGTGCCGGGTCTGGCTGGCCGCGGCCTCCGTGCCCGGCCGCACGCCCACCCTGCTGCCCCGGGAGGAGATCGACCGGGTCGCCGACCGGCTGCGCGGCTACGGCCAGCGGCCCCCGGCCGGATGACCCGCGCCGTGGCCGACCGCACGCCCCCTCTCCCGGTGCCGTCCCGTCGCCCCTCCACCGGCGGCCTTCGGCTGCCGTCCGGTGGCCGGAAGGAGGCGGTACGGCGGACACTCGAGGTGATGCGCGCACCCACGGCGGCGGCCCTGGCCGCCGGCACGGTCCTGGGTACCTGCGCGGCCGCGGTGGCGGCCGGCCGGTACGCGGCCGGGCGCGCCTTGCGTCCCGCCCGCGCCGACGGGGCCGCCGTCCCGCCGGGTTTCGGGGAACCCCTCACGGTCCACGCCCGCCTCGCCGCCCGCCCCGAACGGGTCGCGCTCACCCGCTCGCTCACCGCGGAACTCCCCGGCACCTACGGCCTCACCGGCCGGGGCGTGCGCGCCGTGGTCGGGCACACCATGCGGGAGGCCACGCACGCCGCGCCCGCGGACACCGTCGTACGCCGCCTCCTGGACGTCACTCGCGGCACGCTGACCACCGGGGCCACCGTCCGGCTCACGCCCGTCGTCCACAGCGGCGACCCGGGCGGCTCGCTGGACCTGCCCTGCATCGACACGGAGATCGCCTCCGAACTCGGCCCCCTGCCCGCATGGGCGGTGCCCGGCGAACGCGGCGTGTGGGTCGTCGCCGCACACGGGCTCGGCACCACCCGGGAACAGGCGATGAACGTCCTCCCCGCGCTCGCGCGGCTCCGCCTGCCCGTTCTCGTCCCGGCCCACCGCGGGGACCCCGGCGCGCCGCGGAACCCCGACGGCGTCGGCCACCTGGGCGCGAGCGAGTGGCGCGACCTGGATGCCGCCGTCCGTCACGCCCTCGACCAGGGCGCCTCCCGCGTCATCCTGTACGGCTGGTCCACGGGCGCGACCATGGCACTGCACGTCGCCGCGGAGTCCGCCGTGCGCGACCGCGTCTGCGGACTGGTGCTGGACTCGCCGGTCCTCGACCCGGCCGCCACCCTGCGTGCCCTCGCCGCCGCGCGCGGCGTCCCACGCCCCCTGCTGCCGATGGCGGTGCGGGCCGCCGAGGGCCGCGCCGGGGTGCGGCCGGAGCCGCCGGCCGTCGCGGCGTCGCCCGAGCGGCTCGAGGTGCCGGTGCTGATCGCGCACGGACCGGGCGACGAGGTCGCTCCCTGGGGCCCCTCCCGGGCGCTCGCCGACAGCCGGCCCGACCTGATCACCCTGCACGTCGTCGGGCGAGCGCAGCACGCCGCGATGTGGAACGCCGACCGTGACGGCTACGAGGAGGCCCTCACGCGCTTCCTCATGCCTCTCCTCTGAGGCCCTTCGTGGTGGCTGTCGACGCCAAGCCCGTCCACGGGTGACGGAGCGCGGCCCCGCGGGCGTCCGCAGCGCGCCGGAGCCCGGCGCCGGGGGCGGTCGGGGGCAGGCGGGAGTCGCCCGGTGAAGCCGCGAGGGCCTGCGCCGTTTGGGTTTTTCCGCTCTCACCGTGAAGACTGCTCCCGTGACGTCCCGTACACCGCGAGACACCCGCCTGCGCCTCGTCCCCCGACGGCCCATCGCCGCCGCACGCCGCACCGTGAGCGAGACGCGCGGCCGCGCCTGGCCGGCCCGCGGCTCCTCCGCCCCGCGGCCGCCCGCCGGCACCCCCTCCCCGGGGGTGCTCGCCCGGCACGCCCGGGACTGCCTGCGCGGCGCCGTGAACATGGCCCGCTGGGCGGCGGACGAACCGCCCACGGCCGGTGTCCCCACCACCGAGGCCTTCGCACGCGCGGCCGCCGCCCTCCAGGTCGATCCCGCACGGGCCCGCGCCGACTGGGACCGGGCCCGGCTCGCCGGGCTGGTCGAGCTGCACGGCGACACCGCCCGCCCCGGCTGGCGCCTGACCGCCTGGGACCGCGACGACAGCGCGGTGCTGCGCGGCTGGGTCGCCCTGTTCGACGCCTGGTCGCTCGCCCGCCCCGCCCCGGCCGACTCGGCCGACCCGGTGCTTACCGGCGAAGTCGTGGTGTCGATGCCGCAGGTGCTGTCCCTGCTGCACCTGTCAGCCGGACCGGTCACGCTGCCCGCGCTCCTCGACCACCTCACCCGGTGCATCACCGAGCTGCGCGCCGAGCGACCGGACCACGACGCCGGGGCCGAACCCGTCGACGGCACCCTGCCCACGCTGCTGGACTGGGCCCTGGACGCCCTCGCCTCCGTCGGGGCGCTCACCCGGTGCCGTGACGAGGAGAACACCGATTCGGCCGTGCTCACCCCGCTGGGCAACTGGGCGGTGTGGACCAAGCTAGAGCAGATCTGCGTGGCCGCGCAGAGCCCGGCCGGCAACATCGAGCAGTCCGCCGCCGACATGCTGCGCGGCTGTGCCCGGCTCACCCCGGGCCCCGCGCGCTCCGAGTACCGCGCCTGGCTGGCCGCCCGCCCGGTCGGAACGGCCGTTTCCGGACTGCTGGAGGCCGCCCGTGGCGAGGACGCCCTGATCCGGGCGCTCGCCTTCGAGGCGCTCCGCGTCGTCGGCGCGCCCGCCGAGCCCGACGTACGCGCGGCCGCCGAGGAGCCCGGCCTGCGTCCGTACGCGCTGCTGTGGCTCGCCGAGCAGGAGGGCGCGGACCCGGAGGAGCTGGCCGGCGGTGCGCCGGGCGTGCTCACCCGCGAGGAGGCGACCTGGCTGTGGGTGGACACCGCCGCCGCGGTCACCGACCACGGCGAGGCGCGGCTGCTCGTCGACCACCTGGACACCGCCGTGCAGGGGACGGTGCCGGAACTGATCGACGAGGTACGGGCCGTGGGCCATCCCCGCACCGTCCAGGTGCTGGTGGCGCTTGCCGCCGCGCATCCGGACGCCGCGCTGGCCAAGGCCGTACGCCGCGCCGCGTTCCAGGTCCACACCGGAGGCGGGTGACGCGCGTAGCGCAGGAGTGCCGGCCGTACGGCGAGCCGTGCGCGGCGCCCCGGAAACCGGGTTGCGCCGCGCCGGTACACTGATCGGCATGGCTTACCTCCTTGTGCATTAGCGGCCGCGCGCCCGGGCCCAGGGCCCGTCTCCGCGGGACCACGCCGGTCGCCGCCGGGACCGGCCGGCCCCCTCGACCCGCACGCACGTCCGTCTTCCCTGCCTTGGAGCACTTCCGTGATCACCGCCTCCGGACTCGAGCTGCGCGCCGGCGCCCGGGTCCTCATCGACTCCGCCTCCTTCCGCATCGCCAAGGGCGACCGCATCGGCCTGGTCGGCCGCAACGGAGCGGGCAAGACCACCCTCACCAAGTGCCTGGCCGGGGAAGGCGTTCCCACGGCCGGAACGATCTCCCGTTCGGGCGAGGTCGGCTACCTTCCGCAGGACCCGCGCACCGGCGACCTGGAGGTGCTGGCCCGCGACCGGATCCTCTCCGCCCGCGGCCTGGACACCGTGATCCGGCGTATGCGCGAGAACGAGGACCGGATGGCGAACGGCAAGGGCGCCACCCGCGAACGGGCCATGAAGAAGTACGAGCGGCTCGAGACCGAGTTCCTCACCAAGGGCGGGTACGCCGCCGAGGCGGAGGCCGCCACCATCGCCGCCAGCCTCGGGCTGCCCGACCGCGTGCTCGGCCAGCCGCTGCACACCCTCTCCGGCGGCCAGCGCCGCCGCGTCGAGCTGGCCCGCATCCTCTTCTCGGACGCCGACACGCTCCTCCTCGACGAGCCCACGAACCATCTGGACGCCGACTCCGTGGTCTGGCTGCGGGACTTCCTCAAGACCTACCGCGGCGGCCTGGTGGTCATCTCCCACGACATCAACCTCGTGGAGACCGTCGTCAACAAGGTCTTCTACCTGGACGCCAACCGGTCCCAGATCGACCTGTACAACATGGGCTGGAAGCAGTACCTCGCCCAGCGGGAGGCCGACGAGAAGCGCCGCAAGCGGGAGCGGGCCAACGCCGAGAAGAAGGCCTCCGCGCTCAACTCGCAGGCCGACAAGATGCGCGCCAAGGCCACCAAGGCCGTCGCCGCGCAGAACATGGCGCGCCGGGCGGAGAAGCTCATGGCGGGCCTGGAAGCCGAACGGCGGGCCGACAAGGTCGCCAAGCTGCGCTTCCCCGACCCGGCGCCCTGCGGGAAGACGCCGCTGATGGCGGAGGGCCTGTCCAAGTCCTACGGCTCGCTGGAGATCTTCACCGACGTCGACCTGGCCATCGACCGCGGGTCCCGCGTGGTCATCCTCGGCCTCAACGGCGCCGGCAAGACCACGCTGCTGCGGCTGCTGGCCGGTGTGGAGGTTCCCGACACCGGACGCGTCACGCCCGGTCACGGCCTCAAGCTCGGCTACTACGCCCAGGAGCACGAGACGCTCGACCCGGACCGCACGGTTCTGGAGAACATGCGGTCCTCCGCGCCCGACATGGACCTGGTCGACATCCGGAAGACCCTCGGGTCGTTCCTGTTCTCCGGTGACGACGTGGACAAGCCGGCGGGCGTGCTCTCCGGCGGGGAGAAGACCCGGCTGGCGCTCGCCACCCTCGTCGTCTCCTCGGCCAACGTGCTGCTGCTCGACGAGCCCACCAACAACCTCGACCCCGCCAGCCGCGAGGAGATTCTCGGCGCGCTGAAGACGTTCAGCGGGGCCGTCGTGCTGGTCACCCACGACGAGGGTGCCGTGGACGCCCTCGCCCCGGAGCGGATCATCCTGCTCCCGGACGGCGTGGAGGACCTGTGGGGCGACGACTACGCGGATCTCGTCGCGCTCGCCTGACCGCCACCTGCCCCGTTCCGGCCCGGCCCGTGGATCACCTGCTGGATCATTCGGCCTACGCGTGATCCTTCATCTGGGTGAGAGCGGCTGGTACTCCGGCGCGGCGCCCCCTGCCCGCCCCGGAGCCTGCGGCCCGCGCCGGGGCGGGCAGGGGAATCACGCCATCGCGCCGCTGACCTGCACCTCCTTCACTCCGCCGGGTGTGCGCCGCATCCGGGCACGTGCCCGTGGCCAGAGCTTTCGGCGCGTGCGCCGATCCGCCGCAGACTCGGGATTGCACGGGCTTTGCCGAATGGGTGGCCAGAAGTGTGTGGAGGGGTGATCATGGGAGTCACAGAGCGCACTTCCCCTGAGGAGGCACGGGTGGCCGAGACTCTGAAGAAGGGCAGCCGGGTGACCGGCGCTGCACGCGAGAAGCTCGCGGCAGACCTCAAGAAGAAGTACGACTCCGGTGCGAGCATCAGGGCGCTGGCCGAGGAGACCGGCCGTTCCTACGGGTTCGTCCACCGGATGCTCAGCGAGTCCGGCGTTGCCCTGCGCGGGCGCGGCGGTGCGACCCGCGGAAAGAAGGCAGCCTCGTCCTGACCTGGGTACCGGGTCGTCGCCGCCGGTGGTTACTCTTCGGTATGTCTGACCGCCGAGAGTGGCCACCGGAGGAGTACCGATGACCGAGACCCTGCTGGACAAGGACGGTGTGCGGCTCACCGTGGAGGGCGACACCGCCACGGTCACGCTCGCCGTGCCCGCCAAGCGGAACGCGCAGTCGCCCGCCATGTGGCGGATGCTGACCGAGGCTGGCCGGGTCCTTCCCGGCACCGTGCGCGTGGTCGTGCTGCGCGCCGAAGGGCCTTCCTTCTCCGCCGGCCTGGACCGTCAGGCCTTCACGCCCGAGGGCTTCGACGGCGAGCCGTCCTTCCTGGACCTCGCCCGGGGCACGGACGACGAGGTCGACGCGGTCATCGGCGCGTACCAGGAGGCGTTCACCTGGTGGCGTCGCAGCGACGTGCTCACCATCGCCGCCGTCCAGGGGCACGCCGTCGGCGCCGGCTTCCAGCTCGCCCTCGCCTGCGACCTGCGCGTCTGCGCCGACGACGTGCAGTTCGCCATGCGCGAGACAAGCCTCGGTCTGGTCCCGGACCTGGCCGGTACCAAGCCCCTGGTCGGCCTGGTCGGCTACGCCCGCGCCCTGGAGATCTGCGCCACCGGGAGGTTCGTGCACGCAGCTGAGGCGGAGCGTACGGGCCTGGCGAACCTCGTCGTACCCGCCGCCGAGCTGGACGGAGCGGTCGCCGACCTCGCCGCGGCTCTTCTCGCGGCGCCGCGCGACGCCGTCGTGGAGACCAAGGCGCTGCTCGCCGGCGCCGCAGCCCGCAGCCACGAGGAGCAGCAGACCGCCGAACGTGCGGCCCAGACGCGCCGCCTTCGGGACCTGGCCGGTCTCGCGGACTGACCGCCCGGCCCGTTCGCGCGGCCGGGTGCACGCGGCCGGTTGACTCCCCGTCACCCTTTCGGCGCGCGGTGCGGGCCCCCGCCCCGCCCGGCGCCTAACGTGGGCGGCGGAGCGGCAGACCGCGCCGCCGTCTCGAATGGGGTGAAGACGATGACCGACATGGAATCCCGCAAGGGTACCGAGACACGAGCGGCGTCCCCGAGCGCCGGTACGCAGAAGACCTTCGGCCCGGGGGCGTCCTCCGGCGACCGCGGCCGCACCACGATCGCCGACGGGGTGGTGGAGAAGATCGCCGGTCTGGCCGCCCGCGACGTCGTGGGCGTGCACGCCATGGGCAGCGGCTTCGCCCGGACGTTCGGCGCCGTTCGCGACCGGGTGCCCGGCGGCACCCGGTCGGCGTCCGTCAGTCGTGGAGTCAAGGCCGAGGTGGGCGAGGTGCAGACGGCCCTCGACCTGGAGATCGTGGTGGAGTACGGTTTCGCGATCCTGGAGGTCGCGGACTCGGTGCGGTCCAACGTCATCAACGCCGTCGAGCGGATGACCGGCCTGGAGGTCGTGGAGGTCAACATCGCCGTCAGCGACGTCAAGCTGCCCGACGAGGAGGACGGCGACGAAGAGGAGCCGGGCCGCTCCCGTGTCCAGTGACGATTCCGGCGCCGGTGAACGGAGGAACACACGATGAGCATGGCCGTGGTCGGCCTGATTGCGGGGATGGCCCTGGGTTTCGCCGGGTACTTCGGTGGCTTCGGCGCCTTCCTGCTGGTGGCGGCGCTGGGCGCGATCGGCTGGGTGGCCGGCCGGTTCCTCGACGGCGACCTGGACGCGGGGGAGTTCTTCCGGAGCCGTGACGGCGGACGGCGCGGGCCGCGGTGACCCGCCCCGAGCCGCCGGCAGAACGGATCATTCCGCCCACCGAACGCGGGGCCACCCGCATCGCCGACCGGGCGGTGGCCAAGGTCGCCGCGCAGGCCGCCAGGGAGGCGCTCCGCGC encodes the following:
- a CDS encoding inorganic phosphate transporter, translating into MEHITLLIGIVIVTALVFDFTNGFHDTANAMATTISTGAMKPKAAVAMSAVLNLAGAFISVEVAKTISKGLIDEGAGIQPEVILAALVGAITWNMLTWLAGLPSSSSHALMGGLLGAAVASMGIGAVNGDVVVTKVLIPALAAPLVAGLAAWGATRLTYRLTRNVSEEQAGKGYRAGQITSAALVSLAHGTNDAQKTMGVITLALIAGGALAPDAGPPMWVVVSAGVAIALGTYLGGWRIIRTLGKGLTDIHPPQGFSAQTSAAVTILASSHLGFSLSTTHTCSGAVMGAGMGRKGGIVRWGTAGRMLAAWGITVPAAGLVAGGAALLAERGNVGVTLVAVLGVLVNGAIWLASRRQPVDHTNVNDMPEDSAPESHSDAEDGGVVAAAMSAVAPPPAGAVPEQHGAPDEESEHARTKASVSGA
- a CDS encoding class II aldolase/adducin family protein translates to MHSETSGEIPVTWRDAWEEVVGAARRTVADGLVVGTSGNVSTRVGDVVLVTPTGVPYDRLGPDDLCAVDLKGERVAGTLRPTSELPMHLAVYRTTDATAVVHTHAVHATAVSTLVDELPTIHYMTAALGGPVRVAPYATYGSDALAGHLLEALEDRSGALLRNHGTLTHGATMDQAYDRTAQLEWMCRVWLAAASVPGRTPTLLPREEIDRVADRLRGYGQRPPAG
- a CDS encoding alpha/beta fold hydrolase: MRAPTAAALAAGTVLGTCAAAVAAGRYAAGRALRPARADGAAVPPGFGEPLTVHARLAARPERVALTRSLTAELPGTYGLTGRGVRAVVGHTMREATHAAPADTVVRRLLDVTRGTLTTGATVRLTPVVHSGDPGGSLDLPCIDTEIASELGPLPAWAVPGERGVWVVAAHGLGTTREQAMNVLPALARLRLPVLVPAHRGDPGAPRNPDGVGHLGASEWRDLDAAVRHALDQGASRVILYGWSTGATMALHVAAESAVRDRVCGLVLDSPVLDPAATLRALAAARGVPRPLLPMAVRAAEGRAGVRPEPPAVAASPERLEVPVLIAHGPGDEVAPWGPSRALADSRPDLITLHVVGRAQHAAMWNADRDGYEEALTRFLMPLL
- a CDS encoding ABC-F family ATP-binding cassette domain-containing protein encodes the protein MITASGLELRAGARVLIDSASFRIAKGDRIGLVGRNGAGKTTLTKCLAGEGVPTAGTISRSGEVGYLPQDPRTGDLEVLARDRILSARGLDTVIRRMRENEDRMANGKGATRERAMKKYERLETEFLTKGGYAAEAEAATIAASLGLPDRVLGQPLHTLSGGQRRRVELARILFSDADTLLLDEPTNHLDADSVVWLRDFLKTYRGGLVVISHDINLVETVVNKVFYLDANRSQIDLYNMGWKQYLAQREADEKRRKRERANAEKKASALNSQADKMRAKATKAVAAQNMARRAEKLMAGLEAERRADKVAKLRFPDPAPCGKTPLMAEGLSKSYGSLEIFTDVDLAIDRGSRVVILGLNGAGKTTLLRLLAGVEVPDTGRVTPGHGLKLGYYAQEHETLDPDRTVLENMRSSAPDMDLVDIRKTLGSFLFSGDDVDKPAGVLSGGEKTRLALATLVVSSANVLLLDEPTNNLDPASREEILGALKTFSGAVVLVTHDEGAVDALAPERIILLPDGVEDLWGDDYADLVALA
- a CDS encoding helix-turn-helix domain-containing protein, translated to MAETLKKGSRVTGAAREKLAADLKKKYDSGASIRALAEETGRSYGFVHRMLSESGVALRGRGGATRGKKAASS
- a CDS encoding enoyl-CoA hydratase/isomerase family protein; the encoded protein is MTETLLDKDGVRLTVEGDTATVTLAVPAKRNAQSPAMWRMLTEAGRVLPGTVRVVVLRAEGPSFSAGLDRQAFTPEGFDGEPSFLDLARGTDDEVDAVIGAYQEAFTWWRRSDVLTIAAVQGHAVGAGFQLALACDLRVCADDVQFAMRETSLGLVPDLAGTKPLVGLVGYARALEICATGRFVHAAEAERTGLANLVVPAAELDGAVADLAAALLAAPRDAVVETKALLAGAAARSHEEQQTAERAAQTRRLRDLAGLAD
- a CDS encoding Asp23/Gls24 family envelope stress response protein: MTDMESRKGTETRAASPSAGTQKTFGPGASSGDRGRTTIADGVVEKIAGLAARDVVGVHAMGSGFARTFGAVRDRVPGGTRSASVSRGVKAEVGEVQTALDLEIVVEYGFAILEVADSVRSNVINAVERMTGLEVVEVNIAVSDVKLPDEEDGDEEEPGRSRVQ